A region from the Triticum aestivum cultivar Chinese Spring chromosome 3D, IWGSC CS RefSeq v2.1, whole genome shotgun sequence genome encodes:
- the LOC123075249 gene encoding F-box/FBD/LRR-repeat protein At5g22700: MEAALPEFECLGSAGPITAVANEFLREQTPHNENESEEQLHRLFNPASYALPVGPPVSAAASLSALPPDDDVDRVSRLPDALLCDVVSRLPVKDAARTAALSHRWRGVWRSTPLVLHDADLLPDTSAVSRVLDAHPGPFRCVHLTSTRSQGFRGMLVRWLRLLAAKGVQELVLINCRWPLDYVLPASLLGLTTLTRLYLGMWRFPDTVGLPRATCFRNLRDLGLHNVLAERSDLDFILDRSPVLETLCVQGNVLKLRIRLVSQSLRCVKIIGCFIEEIFVLDAPNLERFIYSDAWHPVGNCTTTVKIGHAPKLHLLGYLVLDPTKHVLDVGNTIIKAGIGMSPSTMLPGVKIMALEVRFAVRNDVKMIPSVRRCFPNVETLHIMSGKDDQSTGKLNLKFWHKSGIIECIRSRIKLLVVRDFKGGRNEMAFLKFFFQTALVLEEVVILLPDDPTDHMYRKVVSLRHIERASEASFTVGKQVCSSRLPSER; the protein is encoded by the exons atggaggcggCCTTGCCGGAGTTCGAGTGCCTAGGGTCGGCCGGTCCCATAACCGCGGTGGCGAACGAGTTCCTGCGCGAGCAGACCCCGCACAACGAGAACGAGTCGGAGGAGCAACTCCACCGCCTGTTCAACCCCGCCTCCTACGCCCTGCCCGTTGGCCCGCccgtctccgccgccgccagcctctcCGCCCTGCCCCCCGACGACGACGTCGACCGCGTCAGccgcctccccgacgcgctcctctgCGACGTCGTGTCCCGCCTCCCCGTCAAGGACGCCGCGCGCACGGCCGCGCTCTCCCACCGCTGGCGCGGGGTCTGGCGCTCCACGCCGCTCGTCCTCCACGACGCCGACCTCCTCCCCGACACCTCCGCCGTGTCCCGCGTCCTCGACGCGCATCCGGGGCCCTTCCGCTGCGTCCACCTCACCAGCACCCGCTCGCAGGGCTTCCGCGGCATGCTCGTGCGCTGGCTCCGGCTCCTCGCCGCCAAGGGCGTCCAGGAGCTCGTCCTCATCAACTGCCGGTGGCCGCTCGACTACGTCCTCCCCGCCAGCCTCCTGGGCCTGACCACCCTCACCCGCCTCTACCTCGGCATGTGGAGGTTCCCCGACACGGTCGGCCTCCCGCGCGCCACCTGCTTCCGCAATCTCCGTGACCTCGGCCTCCACAACGTCCTGGCAGAGAGAAGTGATCTGGACTTCATCCTCGACAGGAGCCCCGTGCTGGAGACGCTGTGTGTCCAGGGCAATGTGCTCAAGCTTCGCATCCGGCTCGTCAGCCAAAGCCTTCGGTGCGTGAAGATCATCGGGTGCTTCATCGAGGAGATCTTCGTGTTGGACGCCCCAAATCTTGAGCGGTTCATCTATTCAGATGCGTGGCACCCTGTTGGCAACTGCACCACCACGGTCAAGATCGGCCATGCCCCCAAGCTGCACTTGTTGGGATACTTGGTGTTGGACCCAACAAAGCATGTCCTAGATGTGGGCAACACCATCATCAAG GCTGGGATAGGGATGAGCCCAAGCACCATGTTACCAGGTGTGAAAATCATGGCTTTGGAGGTGCGTTTCGCAGTCCGCAATGATGTCAAGATGATCCCCAGTGTCCGCAGATGCTTTCCGAATGTTGAGACGCTCCACATCATG TCTGGAAAAGATGATCAATCCACTGGCAAGCTCAACCTGAAGTTCTGGCACAAGTCCGGTATCATAGAATGCATACGGTCGCGCATCAAGCTGCTGGTTGTCCGGGATTTCAAAGGGGGTCGAAACGAGATGGCCTTCCTCAAATTCTTCTTTCAGACTGCGTTGGTGCTGGAGGAGGTGGTGATTCTGTTGCCCGATGATCCGACGGATCATATGTATCGCAAGGTGGTGTCCCTGAGGCACATCGAACGGGCCAGTGAAGCGTCCTTTACTGTGGGCAAGCAAGTCTGTTCCTCGAGGCTTCCTTCGGAGCGTTGA